The proteins below come from a single Drosophila teissieri strain GT53w chromosome 3L, Prin_Dtei_1.1, whole genome shotgun sequence genomic window:
- the LOC122616464 gene encoding uncharacterized protein LOC122616464 isoform X2, which produces MRASFLISRKQPWMGQLLLMARNKALTLLLKLYRRTPIFRPRHLPGTNRTQSGGTIRDRTIWPSGKNTNLPCRFPQLTMFGDLVHLDVLREDDFLNEDSDVEFGADGEVLLDMHSRRRQGNFELALMAGGQLDVDSEEDEEYDEWDCEGCVRDSSR; this is translated from the exons ATGAGAGCCTCTTTTCTGATTAGTCGAAAGCAGCCGTGGAtggggcagctgctgctcatgGCCAGGAACAAGGCCCTGACGCTCCTGCTGAAACTGTATAGGCGGACGCCTATCTTCAGACCGCGACACCTGCCAGGAACGAATCGGACCCAGAGTGGTGGAACTATCCGCGATAGAACGATCTGGCCCTCTGGCAAAAACACGAATCTTCCCTGTCGTTTTCCCCAACTAACTATGTTTGGCGACCTCGTGCATCTGGATGTGTTAAGAGAGGACGACTTCCTCAATGAGGACAGCGATGTGGAATTCGGAGCGGACGGAGAAGTTCTTCTGGACATGCACAGTCGGCGGAGACAGGGTAACTTCGAGCTGGCTCTAATGGCGGGTGGACAACTGGACGTGGACTCCGAGGAAGATGAGGAATACGACGAGTGGGACTGCGAAGGATGTGTGCG tgaTTCAAGTCGGTAG
- the LOC122616464 gene encoding uncharacterized protein LOC122616464 isoform X1 → MRASFLISRKQPWMGQLLLMARNKALTLLLKLYRRTPIFRPRHLPGTNRTQSGGTIRDRTIWPSGKNTNLPCRFPQLTMFGDLVHLDVLREDDFLNEDSDVEFGADGEVLLDMHSRRRQGNFELALMAGGQLDVDSEEDEEYDEWDCEGCVRCSHAAPPTNQNGTTRGRDICNRPSAATHYIRARCFLPCTALLFRIFCHFMLFYCHAA, encoded by the exons ATGAGAGCCTCTTTTCTGATTAGTCGAAAGCAGCCGTGGAtggggcagctgctgctcatgGCCAGGAACAAGGCCCTGACGCTCCTGCTGAAACTGTATAGGCGGACGCCTATCTTCAGACCGCGACACCTGCCAGGAACGAATCGGACCCAGAGTGGTGGAACTATCCGCGATAGAACGATCTGGCCCTCTGGCAAAAACACGAATCTTCCCTGTCGTTTTCCCCAACTAACTATGTTTGGCGACCTCGTGCATCTGGATGTGTTAAGAGAGGACGACTTCCTCAATGAGGACAGCGATGTGGAATTCGGAGCGGACGGAGAAGTTCTTCTGGACATGCACAGTCGGCGGAGACAGGGTAACTTCGAGCTGGCTCTAATGGCGGGTGGACAACTGGACGTGGACTCCGAGGAAGATGAGGAATACGACGAGTGGGACTGCGAAGGATGTGTGCG CTGCAGTCACGCAGCCCCGCCTACCAACCAAAATGGAACCACAAGAGGGCGGGACATCTGCAACCGCCCATCAGCAGCAACGCATTATATTCGCGCTCGTTGTTTTCTGCCGTGTACAGCActtttatttcgaattttttgccattttatgcTATTTTATTGTCATGCTGCGTAG
- the LOC122616465 gene encoding uncharacterized protein LOC122616465, which translates to MSKSKSDMFGSSHNSCTKKVSEIAGVSLCGKPSYVVCRGKTSTALTEVDSSTDLREPYNVALQQEVQDIMKHQQNIIKMVDGMYRDIAGQKGYKKRNDYDN; encoded by the coding sequence ATGAGTAAATCTAAATCTGATATGTTTGGGTCCTCGCACAACAGTTGCACGAAGAAAGTCTCTGAGATAGCTGGGGTAAGTCTTTGCGGGAAGCCAAGCTATGTCGTGTGCCGGGGAAAGACGTCCACCGCCCTTACGGAAGTTGATAGCTCGACCGACCTCAGAGAGCCGTACAACGTAGCTCTCCAGCAAGAAGTTCAAGACATTATGAAGCACCAACagaacataattaaaatggtGGATGGTATGTACAGGGACATCGCTGGTCAGAAAGGTTACAAGAAGAGGAATGACTACGATAACTAG
- the LOC122616464 gene encoding uncharacterized protein LOC122616464 isoform X3 encodes MRASFLISRKQPWMGQLLLMARNKALTLLLKLYRRTPIFRPRHLPGTNRTQSGGTIRDRTIWPSGKNTNLPCRFPQLTMFGDLVHLDVLREDDFLNEDSDVEFGADGEVLLDMHSRRRQGNFELALMAGGQLDVDSEEDEEYDEWDCEGCVREMPLNLIGKHKRVGFKKLSQKLRSDVGCPGIKASATQRHPPTPTVWGSGWLSSGYADNCTAHILMHASMYITAHMYRAEFKPVVAVAVVVVA; translated from the exons ATGAGAGCCTCTTTTCTGATTAGTCGAAAGCAGCCGTGGAtggggcagctgctgctcatgGCCAGGAACAAGGCCCTGACGCTCCTGCTGAAACTGTATAGGCGGACGCCTATCTTCAGACCGCGACACCTGCCAGGAACGAATCGGACCCAGAGTGGTGGAACTATCCGCGATAGAACGATCTGGCCCTCTGGCAAAAACACGAATCTTCCCTGTCGTTTTCCCCAACTAACTATGTTTGGCGACCTCGTGCATCTGGATGTGTTAAGAGAGGACGACTTCCTCAATGAGGACAGCGATGTGGAATTCGGAGCGGACGGAGAAGTTCTTCTGGACATGCACAGTCGGCGGAGACAGGGTAACTTCGAGCTGGCTCTAATGGCGGGTGGACAACTGGACGTGGACTCCGAGGAAGATGAGGAATACGACGAGTGGGACTGCGAAGGATGTGTGCG TGAAATGCCTCTTAATTTGATTGGAAAACATAAACGAGTTGGCTTCAAAAAGCTCTCACAGAAGCTCCGTTCGGACGTAGGCTGCCCCGGGATAAAAGCCAGTGCCACCCAACGCCACCCACCAACACCCACAGTTTGGGGCAGTGGCTGGCTCTCATCAGGATATGCAGATAACT GTACCGCACACATTCTTATGCATGCAAGTATGTATATCACGGCACATATGTACAGGGCAGAGTTTAAGCCcgttgtcgctgtcgctgtcgttgttgttgcttaa